Genomic window (Eubalaena glacialis isolate mEubGla1 chromosome 6, mEubGla1.1.hap2.+ XY, whole genome shotgun sequence):
CTCTTCTTGTTTATTGGTTTCTACGTGCAGTCCCACTCTCTTGCTTTTTATGTTCCTCATCAGGTTATAGCTAGCATATTAATAATCTTTAGATGTTTTTATGAGACTCAAAAGTTGAGTAAGACACTCAACTAATATAAGACTATCACAGTATTGATTTCTTTGTAAATGATTGTTGTATAGATTAACTGCTGCTGCTGAAAGCTCAGAGCCAAAGTGTCGAGTTCGTGAACAAGAAAGCAGTGAAGATGAGGATAGTGACCTCTCACCTGAAGAACGaggtagtttctttcttttactgcTTTTAGCATTGCTAATAATTTTTGCTAAGATAAATCCATTATATAGAAGACTGTCAAATGGTTTTCCTTTTTAGGAAGTGGATGGTGGGAGATTAGGGAGCAACATTTTTATAATTCAGATTCTACTTGTGTGGGTTTATTGTATAAcagctccacccccaccccccatttcaaGAAAATATTACTGTCTTTAAAGGAGTTAACGTGTGTTCCTTTCTTTGTACCAAGCATCTGTACCaggtagatgctcagtaaatatttattaaattaatgcaTTTAGGGTCATTGAGTGTTTGGATGATCTTAAAGTGGATAGCAGTAAGAGCTAATTTCTCAATTGCTTGTGCTTTTTCTGTATTAAGGCAGTGGTGAAGCTTACCAAATGAATCAAGATGGTCAGACTTGGAATAAAGATTTTTGTTAGGTCCCATTGAACAAAAAGAACAGAAGTGTCACAGGAAAGGAGATAAAGATAGCCCTCTCAACAAGGATGAAAGAGGCTCTTTTAGCCCACACAGTACATACACAGTTAAGGCATTTGCTACCTATTCATTGTTCCTGTTTTTACGAGTAATAGTTCTTATCTGTGGAGGTAAGGAAAGATGGAAGATATTTCACTTTGttgctttttataattttgaaggaTGTGAATGTATAATCTCAATAATTGAAAATTGCTTATATagtttattttcaattattttttaataatttatttatttttaatttaatttatttatttgactgcgttgggtcttcgttgtggcgagtgggggctacctttcgttgcgatgcacgggcttctcattgtagtggcttctcttgttgcggagcatgggctctaggcacgcgcgCTTCAGCGGTTCTGGCTCACGGGCtcgagagcgcaggctcagtagttgtggcgcacgggcttagttgctccgcggcatgtgggatcttcccagaccagggattgaacccgtgtcccctgcgttggcaggcggattcttaaccactgcactaccagggaagtcccttcaagtatttttaaaagggaaaaccaagcctatgtataggaaaaaagatgcaagaaaaacacacaccctcacaaaaaagaaaaaagagatcgAGTAGTTTGTTTACTTGAAGACTTGAAATGCAGAAACTACCTGTACTGTAAAGAAGTTTAGAAACTTTAGAACTAAGATTCTGAATATTTGGTAGTTAACTGTCAGGATCTTTGTCATGTGTAGCTGTAAAGGTACAATTTGCTCTTCCCTCCTATCATCTTTAGAATGTAGTGTATTGAACAAAGCTATGATAGTCTGAGCCTAAGTACTATACAAGAAAGAAATTATACATATAGTATAATCTCAAATTGTATTATATTATCTTCTATCCTCAGTGACTTCCTGATTTATTTTCCCAAAATATACCCCAAAGACCCTTGAAAGGGGTTTCAGATAGAAATTGTTCCTAGAGTTTGTTGATTCCTTATTCTCTGAGAACGTGATCTATTGAGAACAGGGAATTTTTTATTAACCTCTATTGTCAGTTTcattaagggattttttttccctcaaattgtAGTTCCAGGAGTTATCCAGCAGGGGGAACCATTTTACTAGTTACAGTTTCACAAGTTCAAGTTCCCAGTAGTAGAGTTACTGATACAGGTGTTTATTGCTTTTAAGTAAATTACATGTCTGAACATCCttgtttattaaagaaattcttagaaaattttaTCTTGTAACTAGTAGCATAACaattaaaatattggctatggaGTCAGATAGATCTAagtttttactctaggtatgtcACTTACCtaatttgcttaatttctctgaccctcagtttcctcatttctaaatgGGGggctataaaaatatttagagtcatttttgagtattaaatgagataaagaattTAAGACACTTAGCACTGATTCTGGCATAttgtaagtactcagtaaatattaacttttaataacttaaaataatTGGTATATTCTCcattatattattttgaaaaatagtaaaagaaagtataaaaaggaTAATTTACTTGTCAAGTTCATATGGATAGTTGATTATTATTAGAGCTGGGCCTGAAACCTGAAAATTTTTGTACTCTTTGGTATTATGTTGCTCTGCCATATAAAGATTGTAAGTAAAATTAATATTCAAAGAAGGTTGAGACCACTTATGTTAGCTTTCtacaaaatgaatacataaattatataataaattttgagtattgcaaaactaaaatatataacaaGCAAAACCAAGTTTGATGTCTcttagaattaaaaagaaatcattttcttaGACTATTagtataattgacaaaagaaaaataccGTAAGATCAACTATTAGGAATAAGAAACTACAAATTAAAACAGCGTTGTGgtgcctttctttcctttcagatCAACAAACTTAAAAAGCATGACAATTTCCCTTTTGGTATGAATGTGGAGAAATAAGTTACTCATATACAATTGGTGGGTGTGAAAAATGGTTTGGCTTTTCTGGACAGCGGTATAGCAACATATGAGCcaaaagctttaaaagaaaatgacaccCTTTGCTCTAGCAATTCAGTTTCCCAGGCTTTATTTCAATGTTTCTCAAACATTTTTTACGAAGTGCCACTCAGTATACgtgtaaacataaaattatataaattaaaatttcacaaAACATTTCTTAACCTTTACTATATGTGATATGTTCTATCtagtttattctgttttgtttcatttctttaaaatgctgGTTATGACTTAACTAAAGCATTATAAGgcacagtttaaaaaaacactaaCTAATGTTGAGAAAATAATAGAACAGATGCACAAAAATGTATGTGCAGTTgaaccttgaacaacatgggtttgaactgtgcaggtccacttatactaAATAcctactacagtactacacaatctgcggttggttgaatccacagatgcagaactgcGAATATGAAGGGcgaactgtaaagttatatgtggatttcaACTGTGAGGAGAGTAGGTACTCCTaacccccacgttgttcaagggtcaactgtatattacatcataaaaaacaatgaaaatacaaaggGGGAAATCAGAAACCTTTGACCAAGATAGGGAATTAAATTATAACTCACTACtttataaccttttaaaaattatgtaaatctGCTATGTACGTGGCAGAATTTTACTCTATCTCCATATACTTTATTGTCTAAACTCTGGATTATTTTAAGAGTGAAAGGGTCACTAATACAGCTCCATCAGACAATAGGCATAAACTGAGACTTCCTGGGACGTGGTCATTCTAACTATACAGTAAGTGAGAAAACAGCATATACAGCAAGGtatgattcatttttataaaaaatacatctttagAAAAAAGTCGAgtcataaaatattaatgataatttCTGAGTGAGGAGAttgagtgttttttttaagtttctagcttttttttaaactttgtaaaagtttttttaagttgcattaaAAAGAACATGTGTTACTTTGTACTGAGAAGAAGTCTTACCTTTTTAGTAAATGTATCTGGTATTGGAGGCAATTAGAATCATTTTTTGTCGTTTCTTAATCTTGGCTTTTACATCATCTGAAAGTCATCACTAAAAATTTAGTCATGAGGATTTGgtcttttattgattttcttaaaatttttactttcttctacaATATGCTACTctcaaagagtaaaacaaatcacaaaagtaacttagagaagaagaaagatggCTGGCAAGATCTTCTTAGTAGTTTGCAACAAATGTTTATGGGATGATGATATGGCTGTTGATCTCGGAACTTTCCTTCTCCCAACCCAAATAGAGGCTGAAAAGTGATTGATCAGTAGTGACAACTGTAAATGCCAGTGTTTAGAACATAAATAAGTATAGATGATAAAAACTtaaagggagggacttccctggcagtccagtggttaagactccgcgcttccactgcaggggatgcgggttcgatagAGGGAATTAGGGGACATAGAGAAAGTACTTTGAATAGCCTTATTCTGAGAGATTTCTCTTATGCCTTTttggcattaaaatatttttatgaataccTTAATAAACCTATGGTGAATGAGTTTTAATGCTCTTGATAAAATAAACAGTTGGCAATTTTATGTCtactccttttttgtttttcaatttactGGTCGAGGAAATTCTAAAATCTTATAATATTTCTTAAGCAGTTGATCTTTAAAGTGCTATCTATTGATAAAATATGGTCAGTTGTGTTGATTTACAGCTATTTTTATGTTTCTGTGGTGAAGactataaataaagaatagtctAGAATCACTTTACTGTTCCTAAtaacacatttttcttaaaattactctGGGAATGAGGTTATGTTTTTAGGCCAgcaatgtttggttttttttttcctccccccgtcccttcttccctccctccctccctctctagaGCCAGCAATGTTTTAAATCATGGCAATTTCTTAATGGataataagaattttttaaaggaattttttctgaattataaaaatagaaaacttgaaaacattaaaattaccCCATAGTTCCTTGGCCTAGAATTAACGGCTGTTAATTGCCGAgtctcattttgtgtgtgtgtgcacatgggcATGCACGCAGGCTTTGTACATAGTATGTATATTGTattatagttttccttttttcccattcAACTCTATCTGGAGAATTTTCCTATATCTTTAAATTTCCTTCACAAATGTAACTACTAATGGCTCTTACTCTTAGTCTCCCATTAAGATGTACTTGAAGCATCTAAGGCAAAGATTggtaaactttttctataaacgGCCAgacggtaaatattttaggttttgagggccatatggtctctattgcaactactcaactctgccattgagTACAAAAGCAGTCTTAAGCATTACAAAAGCAAATGAGTGTGACTGTGTTCCAGTAACACTTTACTTACCAAATAGacacaggctgtagtttgccaatctTTGAGCTAAAGACTTCCTACGCCTATTTTTTTGTATCTTGTAGAAAAAAAGCGACAGTTTGAAATGAAAAGGAAGCTTCACTACAATGAAGGACTGAATATTAAATTAGCTAGACAATTAATTTCAAAAGACCTAcgtgatgaggaggaggatgaagaaatGTCAGAGACTGCAGCTGGAGAAAGCATGAATACAGAAGAATCAAATCAAGGTTAGGTGTTTTGAAAATATCACTGAGACACTTGTGATCCTTTGTACctaaataatatactttattttgctCGCAACTTTGAAGAACCTCAGAAAATTTTGCTAAAATTCACTTTTTATGCCAAAAGTTTAGAAAATTTCAACCCCTGTTGGTCagtttcaaaataatgtttttatgcTCAGAGTTGATTTAAGACCATATGTTATGTTACATGTCTATGTTGTTTGGTCTACTTGGCTTTAAGCAATGATGTTTGTCTTCGTATTAAGCTATACTTTGTTTTTAATGGTTCAGATCATATTTTGTCTGTCGTAACAATGTCAATTAAGgtttaaactttttaaagaaacatgttTTTAACATGGAAGATTTGTTTTAACGTCCCTTCAGGCATAAAGTATGTCATGTCTTTCCAGTGTTGATTCTTTTGACTGTTGGGTCAACAAATTATTTggctgatttttgtttgttttgtttttaagtctcAGACAACCAGCCACTGCAGCCTACCAACTCTCGATCAGTCATaggaaattgattttatttatttatttttaataaactgttATTCTGGCATTCAACAAAGGTGAATCTTCTATACCATTAATACAGATTTTGTGCCCATCTACCTACTCTTTGTGCTGCAAACTGGTGCTTTTGAGTGGAGATGTAACTTACTTTTATATGTTGTGCCTTGGATGATTAAGTCTTAGGAaagtaaataattattatattattgttttGGTGAGCAGATATGAAATATAAGTGATTCTATGGTAGAACCTCATGACTGTGCTCATTATAATAGCAGGATGacaatatttttttgttattccATGTTATGCTTTTGCGTTTCAGTTTGTTTCATACAgcgttttctttccattttattcacCATAGTCTGTTTAACTTGAACAAACTTTATCTTGAGTAATTATTGTTGtatgtctctctcttctctctctttaaatTTATTATCCATTTTTAGGTGACCTATCTCCTAGTTGGTGTTTGTTTCCCTGTTACCTATATCTTGGtgatttctttttatgtattcaATACAGATGTTTCTGGGTTATAACTTTTCATCAGTTTCTTCTCAGACTTTCAGTATCCATTTGTAGTGACTCTAACAAAGCATTGGGAATACCCTTCATTTGCCAATGGAAATTTGTACCAGCACCACTATGCCAAATATTAAAGGgatttgttttttaagccacagcttttgaaaaataaatctgaCCTTTTGTCTGTCTCTGCTTCTAAAACATTGGATTTCACAGATTTAacacataaatacatttttttcatttaagtggAATAGATGATTAAAATTTGTATTAACGCTGATTTTTCTTCAGTGGAGATGAAGTACTCCTTACATAGGAGTATATACTGCTTCGCTTCAATAACGTCCACAAAGATAGAAAAGACTACATAATAAGGCATAGAGAAGaatgttcattatttattttctgttcttgggcccttaaaaaaattttaccagCTTTTAAAATCTCCAAGGATCTATGGCACCCATTacttttttatcattttccttcttttccccctCTTCTACACTCCTGCCTATCCCCACctgttttattactgtttttataaaaagaaatgtggCATGTTTAGACTCTCAggaaattttttatcatttttatatcatAAACACAAATCTTTTATAGTTCTGGATATTTGAGTTGTAATAAACTCTTAGCTATCCACCAGTGATTTATTCACAAAAGTGTTCAACCTGAAACCTATTTGTCCTGTCACTTAAATAGATACACCTGTTCTGCTCTTTATATTATTTACGGGGTATACAGATTCTTTCATATCATACTGATCAGTCTGCATGAAATATatcttgttttttagatatttctatttgtttatcATACGTAGCAGTGGAAGGAAACTTCAGCTCAGGTAGTTCCAAGTTTGGCAATACTCAACAAATAAATTATgttgctgttttttcttttatcattgcaGGATCTACTACATGTGACCAACTGCGAAACAAATCACAGAGCTCATAGAAGGGATTCGTTCAGCACAGTAATTGTCAGATACAAATCCTGTTACAATAACATACTGCTTCTTGTTCTCTACAATTCATGACTTAAGTACCAAAATGCGTACCAGTTATTATATATTGCCAAGAACTAAATAACTTTAGAGACTAAATAGACTGAAAATACCTAATTGATACATATATTCTTGTGCCTAGTACTTCACCACAAATACAGCATAATGTCATCAGTCCAAAACTACATTACTTTTGTAAGAACACTGGTTAATTTGTATAAGATATATAGCTTTTTATGCTTTAGAAGTTAATATCttttggggagggagaagggatctaatttattttcttcacttcTAGATGTGATAGCTCTTATAAAaagttaggttttttaaaaatcaaaatccaaTTGGAACAACAGATCATACAGGCTGATAAATATTCAGTCTGAAAAGTATTTTAACATGCATCTTCAACTTGTCTGTTTAATTGAAAAGAATTATAAGAGTTACTGTTGCATTTTCTGGTATACTACCTTTAAAATTCCTGTTGAGTTTCTTTTATGTTTACAAGGAAAGGAATTAAACTTTTTCTCATCAAAACTAGCTTTTTCCATAAATAAATTATCAGGTTAAACTTGCACTAACGTCTGCTCTGACTTTTTTTTGTACACTCGATGGGCAGACTTCAgatcagttttttaaataaatataattctaaTATAGTCTCAGCATTTCCTTTATCTATTTGTCTTAACTTCCTACCTTTGTTTCTTACTCCTTTCCACGCATATGCACAGAATCCTTTACCTTTATAAAGGATCATAAAGATTGTCGTGACATTAGGaacttttccttttctcacaTATTGTCATTTGCTGCAACAATGAAAATCTTATTTTGACTATCAGTGCCTATTCGTTCTTCTAATACATGGAGAAAATAGATTGAATAGCAGCAGTACTATAGACAGGAAATACAATTCAACTGCAGAATTTCTACACCTCTGTGATTTACAGCTTGCTAATTAAAGTGCTATTATTAGTTTATTGTTTGACTTAATTAGACCTTAGAAAACAACTAACTgaggtttttggggggtttttttgcatGATGAGAGAATTGTGTGTAACCAGTGATATGATGATAGTTCCTGAATGTATAGACAGAAGTAAATCtgaacactttttaaatttaaaaatcttaaatagtTCCTGCTTTAAGGGAGTATCATAATGTATACTATGACAAATGTACTTTATTCTTCTAACACAGTAAGATTTGGACTTCTTCCGTGGAATGAAGTGCAGTTCCTGTGTATCTTAGTTTAGTGATGGTTTCATTTCTAGTCAGTTATTTGTATCTTAATTTTTTGTTAGTACCAAAGGAATCCATTATATgaacagacttttaaaataatttctgtataCTGTATGTATGAATTGGCTTTTATTGAACAGCTTTTCTTCCACTTGCAAGTTTATGGAAATATCAATATGTCAAAATAAATAAGCGGGAGAATTCTTTGCTGTTAGAAGAATGTTTTTATTAagttgaatgtcttttttttttttaatggaatccaATCAGTACTTTTGAACTGCAGGTATAGTGTTCTAATTAAAACATATTAGCTAGTAATACTACTGATTTATAAACAATGTTTATCTCTACTTTCTGAATTTAGAATGTTGAGGTATTCTTACCTGTTTAAACCTGTTTGGGGGTATTTAAGcttatacatatgtgtacatatgttcaTGCACACAGAcctctgtttttggttttctcaTTTCGAGTTCTTAGAAAGTATCCACATGCTCTTTATTTGTAGAAATAGctgctgtacaatgaagaaaAGGTAAGACCTTTAACAACTGATCCTTTTGGTGTTTTCTGCAAACGATTTCTTGAAACTTAAATCACAGGCAAACTCACATTTCTGGTTTCAGGAAGTAGATAGTTATGTCAGAGAAATAAGACATGGCAAATAGCATGCTCAGTAGGATTTTAGGTAGTCAAATGTGACTGAGTAAAACTGTTCATCATCATGAGTTCCTAATTGACACAGTATTGAACTATACAAAAAATGGACCTTCATGACTCAAGTTAGATTTTCCTTTGGAGAAAGTTATCTGTCAGTGTTCAGTTCTAGCCAAAGTAgattttactttcaattttttatCAATATTTCTTCTCTGCTTAACTCCTTTGATGTcatcttttctgtttatttttcagtctGAAATTCAGCAATGATGCTCTTTAAAATCTGAGACATATAATGGTATAAATGGAttgttaaaaataactttaaattgaAGATTAAAGCAAAGTGCCATTTTTCCCTAGACTAccgttttgtttacattttttcctcttaaattagTACACTGAACATATTGTAATAAAATACAGTAATATGACGATTGtgtgtggattttattttcttgttaccCAGCTGTCGTGTTCCATTGGCTAAAAGTTCTGGATACCAGGAGAGGGTCTTGAACTACACTGTGGCAGAGTAATTTGTTTAGTTGCCCAGCATTGTGCTAGGTGTccaatatataatcctcaaaacaaccacgCAGAACAGGTATCTTATCAGCACTTTGTAAGTGAGGAAAATGCTCTTGGCCAAATTCTTCAGTCTCAATGTCTCATACATGCCAGTtgacaggattcaaatccagatgtAACTAAATTTCATACTCCTTATCCATGCCTTTGTAGATGTAGAAATTCCCTCATTTTTGCAGTTGTACCTTACAAGTAAACTTTATTTGGATTATTGATACACATCGTGTGCTTTAGGAGTAACATTTTTCAGGTGTTTagtttgagtttttgttttttactttaatcTGAAGAAATCTGGAAATTTTGTTTGAGGTTTATATACCATTGAGGAAAAATctcaaaagtaaaattatacagtggCTGGAGATGTCTAAATGCATGTGATTTGGTTGCATTCCACAAGTTTGTTTCTAAACAGGATGTTTCAAActcagaaaatgattttttttcatagacTCTGTGTTACAAAGTACCAAGCTAGCCTGTAAAAACTAATATATACCTAAGCCAGCATTTCCCAATGTGTTCCGTGAAACCCTCAATCCCACATGTTCCATGAAAAGGATTCCATGAGCAAATGTGCTTTGCACATGCTATATGCTTTATTCCCCTACCTCCCAGAGATTTATAATCACGTCATCATATTAAAGAGTCTGAGACATCCTGCTTAAGGAACTGTTTAAAACTTGGTTTAACCTAGTATTTATCAAACGTTTCACAACCACTCCCAACCCCCTTTTCCCTCAAGTAGAATCCCAAATAGGAGTAAGGAAATAGTCTGGGATCTCTAATATATGAAAGTTGAACTTCCTCCTAAAAGAAGAGAACAGTTTACCATTGAAAGAGGGAAGACACGGTAGCAATAACTGCACATTACAGATTGTATATAATTTGCCAGATATAAGACTTTAATTTTTGGTAACTTATGCAAGAAACTGTAAAATACATACCCGGGACAGATGAGGGTGTGGTTGATGTGTTTGGTTATAAGCTGCTGTGGTTTAGTATTGATATGACTATTGCTCAAAGACTTGCTGCTCTAAGCAAATTTCCAAAATGCCTTGTCCTCCCCATCAGCTCACATAACTGGTTGACAAGAGCACATCTTGCTACTCATTGGGAAAATAAAAGAGCAGATAGCAAGTGTCTCTGGTCTGTGGCTTACACCGCCAAGCCTTGGTTAGCTGCCTCAGTGTTTGGGGGTGTTGGGGGGTTTTTGGCTCCTACACTTTAAATTTGGGGTTGACTCATCTAGTCTTTTATTTGAGGAATTATTGGTGGGAGGTAATGCTGAGAGGAGGTAAGTGAGGGTGGATTTGGCAAGTGTTCAGTCATGATTTTATCTCAACTGCCCGACCTGAAATTTTTTTCGGTAAGTCTGCCAAGTGAGTGTTTAGCATTTCAGTTCTGTTACCAATGGGAATTATTGGAATTggaagaaaatacacatttttgttctccatttaattattttggattGTTGACTGTGTTGACTAGAAGTAGAAGAGGATTGTGCAGGCTGATCTTTGGCATCTTAATATCATTTGACCTCACTTTTTaggcaaagggattataagcagctTTGCAGTGTGCCTTGATCTAATAAATGATACAGCCTGAAGAAGTGTTAACCAGCAATAGACCTGAGATGCATAGGAAGAAGaaagtttaattatatttttgtttagttACACTCCCTGGTATCTGCAGTATCACATAAGCAATTACttaaaagataatatatatattttcatcttcatttgtaaaagagaTTCCCATGTGAAAAATAAGCACTTTATTGTAGGGCATCATGCCAAGCTAATTGGGAAATATGGACGTGAGACTCTTGCCCtgcctttaaatattttaaaagttacatgTACATACAAAGCAGAGAGCACACTTTGGGGGGCACCAAGGGAGGAGTAAGCTACACACTTAACCTTCTCTAGTCATTCTGAGGAGGCCTTTCTGGTCGGGAAGCCCGGGCTAATTATTATTAGCAAGACTTTGTTATTTAGCAGATTACTTAATGCCATTTTCCTGAAGATAAGATTTCTTTATTGATCTAAGACAAAATTGTTACTAAGCAAGCTAGAAAGTTCCTACAGAAATCAAAAATGTtaaatgaccatttttttttaacaaaacttaATCCGAAATGttggattttaaaagttaaagcaaATTTGTGGATTGTTGCCAGTTAACCTTCTGCTGCCATTTTTAGTTATCCCGAAGTCAGGTTATTGGAGGAAAGGGGGTGGGTTGAGAGGGTCTGGGTCAAGACCAAAATTACGGGAGTCCCACTGTAGTTTGAAGCTATCAGGAAATGTGCTCTGGTTCA
Coding sequences:
- the PPP1R2 gene encoding protein phosphatase inhibitor 2 isoform X2, with protein sequence MAASTASHRPIKGILKNKSSTTSSVVASAEQPGRSVDEELSKKSQKWDEMNILATYHPADKDYGLMKIDEPSTPYHSMVGDDEDALSDSETTEALTPDILARKLTAAAESSEPKCRVREQESSEDEDSDLSPEEREKKRQFEMKRKLHYNEGLNIKLARQLISKDLRDEEEDEEMSETAAGESMNTEESNQGSTTCDQLRNKSQSS